The Candidatus Korarchaeota archaeon NZ13-K nucleotide sequence GGGATAGGGATAACGGGGTCGTGGCAGACCCCTTGCTTCTAAGGTGGGATGGATGCAGGTGGGAGCCTAGAAGGGCTGTGAACACCGAAGAGATGAACGCCGTAGAAGCAAGAATCCCTCTTAAGCAGGGGGAGTGTCAACTGTGGCTCCGTTCAGGGATCGCTCAGTCTCCCCACCCAGATCCTCCTGGTCAGGGATCTGTGCTCCCTCACATCGAACCATTTGATGACGTCAAAGCCGACCTCCTCGAAGTCCTTCGAGCTCAGAAAGTCCGCGGGCACGGAGATGGATACCCATCCGCCGCTCCTCAGGTACTCGGGGATCTTAAAAATGAATCTAGACGCGAGCTCCCTGGGCGCGTATCCCCTGGAGACGCTCATCCTCCCATAGGGGGGATCCGTGACTATCCTGTCCACCTTCTCCCCCAGATCGAGCTTGAGGGCATCGCCAACGAGGAGGCTGTAGCCTTCGAGGAATCCGTATGTGATCATGTTGTTCTTCGCCTTCACGACTGTCTTCTCATCTATGTCAACACCTATTAGCCTCGCTCCCACCGAGAGGACCTCTAAGGCTATACCGCCAACCCCTAGGAAGGGATCTAGCACCTTGTCTCCCCTCCTCGTCCTGGCCAGGTTCACCATGGCCCTCGCCAACGTGGGCCTCATGGAGGCAGGGTGGACGTAGGGTCTGGCAGCAACCTCCTTCACCCTGAACAGGGATCTGTCAACCTCCCCCTCCTTCAGGTAGACCACTATGGTATCCGATGTGAGGACCGCTATCACCTCATAATCTGGATTCTCGAGATCAACCTTGGCTCCCTCATTGGCCATCAGGATCCACTCTCCCAGCTTCGATTCAACCTCATACCTCTTGATGGATCTGCAGCAGCCCTCGATCCTGAAACTTCTGACCCTAAACCTCCCGCTCAGCCTAGGGGGCTCGAGGTCCCTGAGTATCGCAGGGAAATCCGATGGGTCCATGATAGAGAGGACCCTGCCGAAGCTCCTCGTGAAGGAGAGCCTCTCAGCTAGGTCCCTAAATAGCCCTTCGGAGGGGCTGATGTCCAGCAGTAGGCATGATCTCATCTCCCCAACGACGGAGTAGGGGACTTCCAAGGCCTCCAGCACCGCCTTGACCTCCTCCCCCGGTATGCCCGGGTGCTCACCCGATAGGAGGAACGCCAACCTCATCTCGGATCTCCCTGAGGATCTTATCGAGGATGTTCAGGAGCTCCTCCATGCCATCACCTCTCTCCGCAGATATCCTTAGGCTCTCAACACCGACTCCTCTCAACTCGGCCTCCACCCTAGTGAAGTTATCTCTGAAGTCCTCGAACATGTCGCTCTTGTTGAGGACCGCCAGGTAGCGCTTCCTCAGCGTGCCCATCAGCTCATTGAGTAATGAGAGCTGCTGCTTCAAGCTGTAACCGCATGTCTCGGTCGGATCGAACAGGTAAAGCACGGGTCCTCTGAGATGCCTCAGAGCAGCTATGGCCTGAAGCTCCATCCTATTCCTCTCCGCCAGGGGCCTATCCAACAGGCCGGGCGTGTCGACGAATTGAACCCTGCCTACGGAGGGTATCGCCCCATGCCCTATTATGAGGCCCTTAGTCGTGAAGGGATAGGGGGCTATCTCGGGCCTCTTGGTGGTCAGCTTGGATAGTAGGGTGCTCTTTCCGGTGTTCGGCATGCCTGCTATTATAACGGTGGGTGAAGTAGTGTCTAGATCAGGTAGATCCTTGAGCTTCGGGATCAATTCCCTCAGGAAGTCCACCTCCTTGCTGATCCTCCTCAGAATGGAGACTGTTCTCCCTAGAAACTCCCTTCTAAGCTCAGCGATCCTTTCCGGATCTTCCTCCCTCCTTATCAAGGATGAGTAGGTTCTGAGAAGTCTCTTCATGGTCCTAGAGGCCCAAGATAATGCCCCAAGGGAATGCTTAACTTCATCTATTCCTCCCATTATCTCAAGCAGCTCTCTGTAGAGGGGATCCAGCTTCTCCACGCTCGGAAAACTTTTCACAATACTATCCAACTTTGATGAAATTGTATCATAAATTGACTGTATTCTTGAAATTTCTTTCGCTCTTATTCCCGATATCATGTCGCGTCTCTTCCCGATGGCCCTGGGCCTTGAGAAGGCCCTCCTGAAGGATATGTCTATCAGCTCCTCGACTCCGAAAGGATCGGGGACCGAGGAGAAAGGATTCCTCAACCCCAATCATCCCAGGAAGAATATAAGGGCATTGTATATCAGCATGAGGGCGAAGGGTGCCGACACCGCCCAAGCCAGTTTCCTAGCCAGGCTCTCATCAGCATACCTGCTGAATATCTCGGAGAGCATCAGACCTCCGTCCAGTGGGAGTATCGGGAGCGCATTTATGGCCGCCAGACCCAAGCTGAAGATCATTGTGAGCACGAGGAACTCGAGCAGCTGCATGGTCACGCCCGGGGGGATGGGTATCAGGGGGTCGAAGTATGGGATCGGATCGAGCTGAACCCCCAGGTACGGCAAGGTAGGGTCATCGGGTCTGGAGCCAAGCTTCACCGTTATATTCCCCTTATCGGTCACTAGTATCACGGAATCTCCTGGTTTGAACTTCCTAAGGGCTTCTGAAAGCGAGTTCAGGTCCCTGACCTCATAGCCCCCTATCCCCCTTATCACGACCCCGGCTGGAAGGGAACCCCATGAGGGTCCTCCCTCGAAGACCCTCTCGACGTAAACGCCCGAGGGCCTGGCTGAGCCCGCGTCTATTGAGAACCCGGGGAACAGGGAGATCGTTATTATTAGGAACAGCAGGAAAGTTAGGATGTTAGCGAAGATGCCGGCCGAGTATATGCCCATCTTCCTCATCCGATCCGCCTTCCTCAGGCGCTCCTCCTCCGGCTCCACGAAAGCCCCCAGGAGGAAGAAGAGTACGAAGAATGCTATCTTCTTCACGGGAATCCCAAAATAGTGGCTGAGCGTGGCGTGACCCAGCACCTCATGCGCTAGGAGGACGACGAATATCGAGAGGAGGGCCGGCAGCGTTATGTCCAAGGTGACCCCGGGTATCACGGGAACTATCTGAGCAACCCTGGGACCAAAGAGGGAGTCCACGGTTATCTTGATCAGGTAGATGGATGAGAGCATCGATAAGACCAATGTAAGGGCTATCGATGCCTTATAGGCTGGACCCATTAGCTTAGACGCTGGACCTATCAGCCTGGAGAACTTCCTCGGGTCCGCCGATATCTCCAAGTAAAAGAGGCCCAGTCTGATGGACTCCAACCTCCTGAACCTCCTTATCAGGATTCCCAGAGCATATAGGGCGACCCAGAAGACGATCAGCCCCCTCAAGAAGGTCCACAGGTCCGTCATTTTTTAACCCTTCAACAGCTCACTCAGGAGCTCGGCCAGGGTGAAGACCGATGGCAGTTTCACGTACTCGTCGGGGGAGTGATGATTCCCTCCCTCGGGGCCGAGTATCACGGACTTTATGTTGCCGAGTCTGCTTAGGTAGTTGGCATCGGATACCGTCCAGTAAACGGATGTCTCCATCCTGCCACCAAGCACGCTGCTCGCCACCCCCTGGATGTACTCGACGAAATCATCCCCCTCGGGCAGCTCATAAGGCTCCATGAACGGGGTAGGCCTCTTCATCAGCGAAATCGACACCTTGGCCTTCAGCTCCGGCGTCCTCCTTATGTACTCCATGAACCTCTTCCTGATGACGCCCGGATCCTGCCCCGGTGGGTAGTGCCTGTCCAACCTGATCAGGCACTTATCCGGATGGGCTATTATGAGCTCCGGCGATTTTATCGTCAGGGGGGCGACGCTCCCCCCTATACCATCCACCTTGGGAAGCTCTATGGCCCAGAGTATTATCTTAGCGGCCTCAACGATCGCGTTGATCCCGCTCTCCTCAGTCCCCGAGGATGAGACGCCGGTCACGTCGATGTCGAAGACGAACCTCCCGTATGCCCCTCTGAAGAGCCTCATGTTGGTCGGGCCGGCGACTATGGCCCCCCTGACCTTTGGGAGCAACCCGCTCCTGAGCAGCTCATAGGTCCCCCTGCTGAATCCCTCTGCATCGCAAACGGCGGCCAGAACCAAACCTTTTCCATCATCTGGTGAGTTTATCAGGGCCTCTATCATCGCCGCGAGGGTGCTCTTATCATCGTAAACCCCTAGCCCGTAGAATCTCTCCCCCTCCAGCTCCCCCCAGGGGTTCCTGGTCCAGTTAGAGTATATCTCAAATGTATCCATATGAGCCAAAAATAGAATGTTATCTGAATCTTTTATGTTCTTATAGGCTATAACATTTCCTGCACATTCCTTAACAGGCTGATGTATCACCTTATCGGCGTACCTGGCCAGCAGGTCCTGGAGGTAATATACGAGCTCCCCCTCCTTCCCCCTGAAGCTCTTTATGCTCACCAGGTCTATCAGCACGTTCTTAAGTCTATCTGTGTTTACCATTCTAGCCATCCGGGATCTCCTCAGACGGTTCTGATGGGTATGAATTCCGATCTGCTCCCCCTCTCCGTTATGATCAACATGTCTATGCCATCCCCCGAGAGGGCGTCCCTGGCTATGGCCTCCCTCATCGCCCTCTCGGACAGCTCGATCGCCTCCTCCTCACTCATGCCCTCCCTGAATCCCCTCTCAAGGACTCCCGTCGCTATCTGGGCCCCCGTACCGATGGCCGCGAAGCTCTCCTCCATCAGCCCTCCAGCGGGGTCCAGTACGAATATCCTCGGACTCGAACCGTCCATGCCACCCACTATGACCTCAGCGTAGTATATGCCGCTGAACCTCCCCTGGTAAAGCAAGAGGGATAGGATCTTGGCCACGTTAGTTGGTGTCGCCACCCTATCATTCTCCAGCTCGTACATCGCTATGTTGTACTTGAGGATGTCGACCAGCTCCTGAAAGTCTCCCGGAAGTCCAGCCGTAGATACTCCCACCCTATCGTTTATCAGGAAGACCTTCCTGGCGGACTTGCTCAGGATGAAGCTGCTATAGGAGACTCTCCTGTCTGCTGCAAGGACCACCCCCTTGTCGAACCTCAGTCCCAGAGCGGTTGCTAGTACCACCTTAACACCCCATCCTCCCATTTCATAAGCCCCGGGCGGGATTCGAACCCGCGCCCTCCGCCTTACCAAGGCGGCGCTCCGACCGGGCTGAGCTACCGGGGCCATGTAGCCAGCAGTGTAACTCACTTATAAATGATGCTAGCGGCGCCTCACCAGCTGTATCAGGCTAATCGCCACCGTGATCATCAGTAGGAAGTAGGGGATGATCCCTATCTCAGCAATAGGTTTCCTCATCTCGACCTTCACGCTATCCCCTGATTCGAAGTAACCAGCATAGCTCGTGGAGAGTGTCGTGATGTATATGAAGATCCCCTCCTCATCCCCGTACCACTTCACGTGCAGCCCCGGCACCCCCGAGGTCACGGAGGGAACTCCCTCCTCCCGCACCCTGAGGAAAAGCGTTGGTGTCGCCCCATTTATCTCTATGATGTACCTTCCTCCCCTGCCTGAGACCCTGAAGGGGAGTCTTCCGGGCCCTATTCTGAGCGTAGGATCCCCCAGGAGGACCTCGCTGGCCGAATCCCTTCTCCCTCCCGAATCTCCGATCTTCAGATTGTTCACTATCTTAACGGCCTCCCCCAGGCTGGTCCCGTTCATGAGGAGTGAGAGCAGTAGGTCGGGGTATGATGTGCCGAACTCCGAGCCCACGCTGAACTCCACCCTGGTGGATCCCACGTATGCCAGGGCCCCGGAGTCCAAGAACGCGTACGCTATTGACCCATTTGGGCTC carries:
- a CDS encoding M20 family peptidase, with protein sequence MARMVNTDRLKNVLIDLVSIKSFRGKEGELVYYLQDLLARYADKVIHQPVKECAGNVIAYKNIKDSDNILFLAHMDTFEIYSNWTRNPWGELEGERFYGLGVYDDKSTLAAMIEALINSPDDGKGLVLAAVCDAEGFSRGTYELLRSGLLPKVRGAIVAGPTNMRLFRGAYGRFVFDIDVTGVSSSGTEESGINAIVEAAKIILWAIELPKVDGIGGSVAPLTIKSPELIIAHPDKCLIRLDRHYPPGQDPGVIRKRFMEYIRRTPELKAKVSISLMKRPTPFMEPYELPEGDDFVEYIQGVASSVLGGRMETSVYWTVSDANYLSRLGNIKSVILGPEGGNHHSPDEYVKLPSVFTLAELLSELLKG
- a CDS encoding proteasome subunit beta, with product MGGWGVKVVLATALGLRFDKGVVLAADRRVSYSSFILSKSARKVFLINDRVGVSTAGLPGDFQELVDILKYNIAMYELENDRVATPTNVAKILSLLLYQGRFSGIYYAEVIVGGMDGSSPRIFVLDPAGGLMEESFAAIGTGAQIATGVLERGFREGMSEEEAIELSERAMREAIARDALSGDGIDMLIITERGSRSEFIPIRTV